A portion of the Stigmatella aurantiaca DW4/3-1 genome contains these proteins:
- a CDS encoding DNA integrity scanning protein DisA nucleotide-binding domain protein yields MTEGTKFDREFLRSALSLAARNDVNHFLYICDTPIAPEDLRGRPARRKLIYAVTSDKIAQEYIHRQLRALVIPAYDYSRTERVKVALVSALSQGAFKEGDLVLCMTGKVGRAPDTLMQMHIGGSLDDRVAIEGVKLGDEFNSQVVDALIQLALQIGQEGFEGHPIGTIITIGDHTTVLEKSRQMTINPFQGLSEAERNVLDPKIREAIKNFSVLDGAFIIREDGVVLAAGRYLSSTDESVKIPLGLGARHAAAAGITSTTHCISLVVSQTSGAVRLFKGGNIVLELHQTARRT; encoded by the coding sequence GTGACGGAGGGGACGAAATTCGACCGGGAGTTCCTGCGTTCAGCCCTCTCGCTGGCAGCCAGGAATGATGTCAACCACTTCCTCTATATCTGTGACACCCCCATCGCGCCCGAGGACCTGCGCGGGCGGCCTGCCCGGCGCAAGCTCATCTACGCGGTGACCTCAGACAAGATCGCCCAGGAATACATCCACCGGCAGCTCCGAGCGCTCGTCATCCCCGCCTACGACTACTCGCGCACGGAGCGGGTGAAGGTCGCCCTCGTCTCCGCGCTCTCCCAGGGAGCGTTCAAGGAAGGCGATCTGGTCCTGTGCATGACGGGCAAGGTGGGCCGAGCTCCGGACACGCTGATGCAGATGCACATCGGCGGCTCGCTGGACGACCGGGTGGCCATCGAGGGCGTGAAGCTGGGGGACGAGTTCAACTCCCAGGTGGTGGACGCGCTCATCCAGTTGGCGCTGCAGATCGGCCAGGAAGGATTCGAGGGTCACCCCATCGGGACGATCATCACGATCGGCGACCACACGACCGTCCTGGAGAAGAGCCGGCAGATGACCATCAACCCGTTCCAGGGTCTGTCCGAGGCCGAGCGGAACGTGCTGGATCCGAAGATCCGCGAGGCCATCAAGAACTTCTCCGTGTTGGACGGGGCGTTCATCATCCGCGAGGACGGGGTGGTGCTGGCGGCGGGCCGCTACCTCTCGTCCACGGACGAGAGTGTGAAGATTCCCCTGGGGCTGGGCGCCCGCCATGCCGCCGCGGCGGGCATCACCTCCACCACCCACTGCATCTCCCTGGTGGTGAGCCAGACCTCGGGGGCCGTCCGGCTCTTCAAGGGCGGTAACATCGTCCTGGAGCTGCATCAGACCGCGCGCCGCACGTAG
- a CDS encoding PspA/IM30 family protein, protein MLFGFWRKKDKKKPVDPLAAFDQLIEDLERQGAEVRKSAATLLALKGELSRSLERYTRQREDIVQRCVVADARGDVKGAQVLRRDQEQAQALIRSTRESLDRAEVDARLLLEAASEVGARAAELRIERHSASARLTAGSLVTGAMREQVERIEKVLAVDAARDEVERAHALAEIYREERGEGEPSK, encoded by the coding sequence ATGCTCTTCGGCTTCTGGCGCAAGAAGGACAAGAAGAAGCCCGTGGATCCGCTCGCGGCCTTCGATCAGCTCATCGAGGATCTGGAGCGCCAGGGGGCGGAGGTGCGCAAGTCGGCGGCCACGCTGCTGGCGCTCAAGGGGGAGCTGTCCCGCTCCTTGGAGCGCTATACCCGGCAGCGGGAGGACATCGTGCAACGGTGCGTGGTGGCGGACGCCCGGGGCGATGTGAAGGGGGCTCAGGTGCTTCGCAGGGATCAGGAACAGGCGCAGGCCCTGATCCGGTCCACCCGTGAGTCCTTGGATCGCGCGGAGGTGGACGCCCGCCTGTTGCTGGAGGCGGCCTCCGAGGTCGGTGCCCGCGCCGCCGAGCTGCGCATCGAACGTCACAGTGCCTCGGCACGGCTCACCGCGGGCTCGCTGGTCACCGGCGCCATGCGCGAGCAGGTGGAGCGCATCGAGAAGGTGCTCGCCGTGGATGCGGCCCGGGATGAGGTGGAGCGCGCCCATGCGCTCGCGGAGATCTACCGGGAGGAGCGGGGGGAAGGGGAGCCGTCGAAGTAG
- a CDS encoding TraR/DksA family transcriptional regulator, giving the protein MNQKDLKRYKKILEDSKIALLESAKKTLVEESSFDTDDLPDEIDQASSEYAQSMVFRLRDREKFLLQKIEKALQRIEDGSFGICERCEEDISPKRLEARPVTTLCIRCKEEQEKKERSYG; this is encoded by the coding sequence GTGAACCAGAAAGATCTCAAGCGGTACAAGAAGATTCTCGAAGACAGCAAGATTGCTCTGCTCGAGAGCGCCAAGAAGACCCTGGTGGAGGAGTCCAGCTTCGACACCGATGATCTCCCGGACGAGATTGATCAAGCCTCCTCCGAGTACGCGCAATCGATGGTGTTTCGTCTGAGGGACCGGGAGAAGTTCCTGCTCCAGAAGATCGAGAAGGCGTTGCAGCGCATCGAGGATGGCTCTTTCGGCATCTGCGAGCGTTGCGAGGAGGACATCTCGCCCAAGCGGTTGGAGGCTCGGCCCGTCACCACCCTGTGCATTCGCTGCAAGGAGGAGCAGGAGAAGAAGGAACGCTCTTACGGCTGA